In Bacteroidota bacterium, a genomic segment contains:
- a CDS encoding response regulator has translation MSNILIIDDDELQLALQRSILMDAGFTVFATADGPYGIFIYQQNDIDLVLLDIGIPSMSGLEVLREIKKVNPNATVIMVTGYPSIESSTLAVKYGAFDYIQKPFEANLFLKRIKNALQLNDDFVR, from the coding sequence ATGAGCAATATATTAATTATTGATGATGACGAACTTCAACTTGCTCTACAACGGTCGATTCTGATGGACGCTGGATTTACAGTTTTTGCGACCGCTGATGGGCCGTATGGTATATTTATTTATCAGCAAAATGATATTGACCTTGTACTACTTGATATTGGAATTCCTAGTATGAGCGGTTTAGAAGTCCTACGTGAAATTAAAAAGGTTAACCCGAATGCTACAGTCATAATGGTAACTGGATACCCATCTATAGAATCCTCAACCTTGGCTGTAAAATACGGGGCATTCGATTATATTCAAAAACCATTTGAAGCTAACTTATTTTTAAAGAGAATAAAAAATGCTTTACAATTGAATGATGATTTTGTGAGGTGA
- a CDS encoding glycosyltransferase family 2 protein, producing METLIIIGEIVLISIFGSIFLYLFFLSILGLFYRRLNNFKTTKQLKIAMLIPAHNEEISIAKTLKSLFEVDYPREQFDVIVVADNCTDLTAEIAKKYGATVYERTDKTNRGKGYALRWCIDLLFKTNRGYDAISIIDADSVISKNLLSVLNFYISKGSRAIQTADLVAPQPDAWSSEVTRLGFMLYNFVRPLGRKVINCSAGVRGNGMCFTTKTLKDVPWNTYSLNEDLEYGLVLLLNGINVDFAPEAIVLATMPKSAKNAESQRARWERGRFPIIKKYSTKLLRYSIEKLSFRTFDAFIELITPPFVNSVAFAMLMLLINLVLLLFGIAFSKTFIMLWSFVILAAVAHVLIGLFTARADVMLFKAFLFIPKYIVWKFLLYFKVFRNNKKDEWIRTTRERVSNDQPK from the coding sequence ATGGAAACATTAATTATTATCGGCGAAATAGTTTTGATTTCCATATTTGGAAGCATTTTTTTATACCTTTTCTTCCTAAGTATTCTTGGATTGTTTTACAGAAGGTTAAATAATTTCAAAACGACCAAGCAACTTAAAATTGCGATGCTTATTCCTGCACATAACGAAGAAATTTCTATTGCCAAAACTCTTAAGAGTCTTTTTGAGGTTGATTATCCAAGGGAGCAATTCGATGTTATTGTTGTTGCCGATAATTGCACTGACCTCACTGCTGAAATTGCTAAAAAATATGGAGCAACGGTTTACGAAAGGACTGATAAAACAAATCGTGGGAAAGGATATGCCTTACGTTGGTGCATAGATTTACTATTCAAAACAAACCGTGGTTATGATGCAATATCAATTATCGATGCTGATAGTGTAATATCCAAAAATTTATTATCTGTACTTAATTTTTATATTAGTAAAGGTTCAAGAGCAATTCAGACGGCTGACCTTGTTGCACCTCAACCGGATGCCTGGAGTTCAGAAGTAACCCGGCTCGGTTTCATGCTTTACAACTTTGTCCGCCCTCTTGGTCGAAAAGTTATAAATTGCAGTGCCGGTGTTAGAGGCAACGGAATGTGTTTTACTACAAAAACTTTAAAAGATGTTCCATGGAATACATATTCGCTAAATGAAGATTTGGAGTATGGATTAGTGCTTTTATTGAACGGAATAAATGTCGATTTTGCACCCGAAGCAATCGTACTTGCAACAATGCCAAAATCTGCAAAAAATGCTGAATCTCAACGTGCACGTTGGGAACGAGGCAGATTTCCGATTATTAAAAAATATAGTACTAAGCTACTGCGATATTCAATCGAAAAATTATCGTTTCGAACTTTTGATGCTTTTATCGAATTGATAACACCCCCATTTGTAAACTCTGTTGCTTTTGCTATGTTAATGTTATTAATTAATTTGGTTCTATTATTATTTGGGATAGCATTTTCGAAAACATTCATCATGTTATGGAGTTTTGTTATTCTTGCTGCCGTTGCTCATGTACTGATTGGATTATTTACAGCACGGGCAGATGTGATGCTTTTCAAAGCATTTTTGTTTATTCCTAAGTATATTGTTTGGAAGTTTTTATTATACTTTAAAGTATTCCGGAATAACAAAAAAGATGAGTGGATAAGAACAACTCGTGAGCGGGTGTCAAATGATCAACCTAAATAG
- a CDS encoding GNAT family N-acetyltransferase, with translation MKSELSIEEINSIEELQFIQSEWNTLLAKSETHTVYLTYQWLTTWWSCFKTPNKKLLILAVRDNTELIGLAPLMIVEYSIAGIKIRKIEFISMMRFAYSPSNLSGSLDFIIKAGRHQEVLSSIILHLKNNLRGWVYMRLHPIRFSSSSISVLKSLTKEHDFAYHQRIVFHNIRVPIDTTWEIYCQQRGTNFLKKFKSLENKMMQLGELKYVDITSANYFESAYNTLIEIEARSWKSKNGLPIFHSFYKNFFKKLAKVCSENGMLRLWILELNGKGIAYDLSIMYSDIIESLSSTYDETYAKYSPGHLLSYYAFNKYFLEKRLEINLLWADISSKSKWTSTWDQFDEIFIFTRGCIPKIYYFIFHTIKFYRVYRFLANNYYYLKNKHIGIFF, from the coding sequence ATGAAATCCGAATTATCAATTGAAGAAATCAACTCCATCGAAGAGCTTCAATTTATTCAATCAGAGTGGAATACATTACTCGCTAAAAGTGAGACACATACAGTATATCTCACTTATCAGTGGTTAACAACATGGTGGTCTTGTTTTAAAACACCAAACAAAAAACTTTTAATACTCGCTGTGCGCGATAATACTGAACTCATCGGTTTAGCACCTTTGATGATAGTAGAGTATTCAATAGCCGGCATAAAAATCCGGAAGATAGAATTTATATCAATGATGCGATTTGCTTATTCTCCTTCCAATCTCTCAGGATCACTCGACTTTATAATCAAAGCCGGCCGGCATCAAGAAGTACTTTCATCAATAATTTTGCATCTTAAAAATAATTTAAGGGGGTGGGTATATATGCGTTTGCATCCGATCCGATTCTCTTCATCTTCAATTTCTGTTTTGAAATCTTTAACAAAAGAACACGATTTTGCTTATCATCAAAGAATAGTATTCCATAATATCCGAGTTCCTATTGATACAACTTGGGAAATATATTGTCAACAAAGAGGAACAAATTTTTTAAAGAAATTTAAATCACTTGAAAATAAAATGATGCAATTAGGCGAGTTGAAGTACGTGGATATTACTTCAGCCAATTATTTTGAATCTGCATATAATACGCTCATTGAAATCGAAGCCCGAAGTTGGAAATCGAAAAATGGTTTACCGATTTTTCATAGCTTTTATAAGAATTTTTTTAAAAAACTTGCTAAGGTGTGTAGCGAGAACGGTATGTTAAGACTCTGGATACTTGAATTAAACGGGAAAGGTATTGCGTATGATCTGAGTATTATGTACTCAGACATAATTGAATCTCTCAGCAGTACCTATGATGAAACTTACGCTAAATATTCACCAGGACATCTTCTTTCATATTATGCTTTTAATAAATACTTTTTAGAGAAACGGTTAGAGATTAATCTTTTATGGGCTGATATTTCCTCAAAATCAAAATGGACTTCAACTTGGGATCAATTTGATGAAATTTTTATTTTCACTCGTGGATGTATCCCAAAAATATATTATTTTATTTTTCATACGATAAAATTTTATCGAGTATATCGGTTTCTTGCTAATAATTATTATTACTTAAAAAATAAACATATAGGAATATTCTTTTAA
- a CDS encoding GNAT family N-acetyltransferase → MQIQIIKTYTELKSLESDWMKLHSEMKGNIFQSYHWSNEWWNLYAKENYELFIITAWDNSELFGIYPLFSEELKIGPLGLTRLRFIGIFQAYAEYKPLVHPTKYQEVLKLVVHTIKDKLQSRQIDLISLYGFSPSSDFITDCLLKLKENNLIVRYTPKTVIRPMMNLPENWDAYLSKLSTTEKTMLTRRTKSLTKYGAKVEVLKNSQITQNDYNDFVELHTATWEEKGFEGYFKSSNNFKIFLERITSISYNHKDIRLYFFKKDKVRFAAVYAFFDYPVCCFYLSGMNPYHELKRFSPGKILLSYVIKDSIEAGFKEFDFQGGKETYKYQLGGEDNYFAKAEVWAKNFRAPKVIIFIILQVSRQIILTHLNYNPLSRIIRKLFVKNK, encoded by the coding sequence ATGCAAATACAAATAATTAAAACATATACGGAACTGAAATCGCTTGAAAGCGATTGGATGAAACTCCATTCGGAAATGAAGGGAAATATTTTCCAATCATATCATTGGAGTAATGAATGGTGGAATTTGTATGCAAAGGAGAATTATGAATTATTCATTATAACCGCTTGGGACAATTCAGAATTGTTTGGAATTTATCCACTTTTCAGTGAAGAACTAAAGATTGGACCATTAGGTCTTACTCGCCTCCGATTTATCGGAATATTCCAAGCTTATGCTGAATACAAACCACTGGTTCATCCGACTAAATATCAAGAGGTGCTAAAATTAGTAGTTCATACCATTAAAGATAAATTACAGTCTCGTCAAATCGATTTAATATCTTTATACGGATTTTCACCTTCATCAGATTTTATAACTGATTGTTTGTTAAAATTGAAAGAGAATAATTTAATAGTGCGTTACACACCAAAAACAGTTATCCGCCCGATGATGAATCTTCCTGAAAACTGGGATGCCTATCTGTCAAAACTTTCGACTACAGAAAAAACGATGTTAACACGTAGAACAAAATCGCTTACTAAATACGGAGCTAAAGTTGAAGTATTAAAAAATTCACAGATTACCCAAAATGATTATAATGACTTTGTCGAATTGCATACGGCTACTTGGGAAGAAAAAGGATTCGAAGGGTATTTTAAATCATCAAATAATTTTAAAATATTTTTAGAGAGAATTACATCTATTTCATACAATCATAAAGACATACGTTTATATTTCTTCAAAAAGGATAAGGTGCGTTTTGCTGCTGTATATGCATTTTTTGACTATCCGGTATGTTGTTTCTATCTCAGTGGAATGAATCCGTACCATGAATTAAAACGATTTAGTCCAGGTAAAATACTTCTCAGTTACGTAATTAAAGATTCAATTGAGGCTGGCTTTAAAGAATTTGATTTTCAAGGGGGTAAAGAAACATATAAATATCAACTCGGAGGAGAGGATAATTATTTTGCAAAAGCTGAAGTATGGGCAAAAAATTTTCGTGCACCAAAAGTAATTATTTTCATCATTCTGCAAGTTAGCCGTCAAATCATTCTAACACATTTAAATTATAATCCGTTATCGAGAATTATCAGAAAATTGTTTGTGAAAAATAAATAA